The DNA window GTCGAGCGGTTGGTGCCGGCGAGGTCGACCTGCGCGATCGCGTACCCGCGCGGGACGAAGTAGTTGTCGTAGTGGAGCGGGTAGCGGGTGACGGTCCCGTCCGGGCCGTACAGCTTCTTCTCCGACTCGTTGCCGCGGCCGCAGCAGACGTAGTACGGCGAGGCGACCATGATCACCGGGACCTTGACGCCCTTCGCCGCGGCCTCGCGCGGGCGGATCAGGTCGACGACGACCTTGTCCTTCGCCCCGTCGCCGTCGTTGTCGAGCGGGGTCGTGACCCAGACGCTCTCCCGGATCGCGCTCGCGTAGTCGTACACCGGGACGGTCTCGGTGCCCTTGACGTGCGGCGGGCCTCCGGCCTGTGCCGGGCTCATCACCGCGAATGCCGCTGCGAGAATGGCGACGAACGTGACGAATCTCTTCATCGAGAGTCCCCCCAACTCGACACTGCCCATGTCGGCGTGTCGCCGAGCGTATTTCATGGTCGCGCTCCGCGCGACGTGCCGGGCGCGCCTGATCGTGGCCCCTTCCCCCTGGCCGAGGGGCCACGTGGTCGGTCGGGTGCAGACCGATCGGCCAGCGGGAAGTGACCACGATCAGGCGCGCCCGGCAGGGGGCTGGGGACGGCGAGTCACCACCCTTCGGCCGGGTCTGGCACAATGGACCGCGCGAGTCCGCTGGGGCGGGAGCCCTCTCACCTTCCAGCCTGCGCGGACCCCTTCCGAGCTGTTGGTGCCGCACCCCACGTGGCGAGCGGCAGCTCACCCGCCTTAAACACACAGGAGACACCACACCCGTGGCCGTCAAAATTCGCCTCAAGCGCATGGGCAAGATCCGCGCGCCGTTCTACCGCATCGTCGTCGCCGACTCCCGGGTCAAGCGGGACGGCCGGACGATCGAGCAGATCGGTCAGTACCACCCGAAGGTCGACCCGAGCGTCATCGTGGTCGACTCCGAGCGCGTGCAGCACTGGCTTTCGGTGGGCGCTCAGCCCAGCGAGCCGGTTCTCCGCCTCCTCAAGGTGACCGGCGACTGGCAGAAGTTCAAGGGCGAGCCCGCACCCGCCGAGGGTGTCAAGGTCGCGCCGGAGAAGGCTCCCAAGCGGACGATGTTCGACGAGGCGCTGCGCGACGCGCACGCCGAGCCGAAGACCGAGGCCGTGAGCCAGAAGAAGACCCGCAAGAAGGCCGAGGCGGTGTCTTCTGAAAAGGGCCAGGCCGCCGACGAGGCACCGGCAGCCGAGGCCAAGGCTGAGGCCAAGGTTGAGGCCGAGCCCAAGGCTGAGGCCAAGGCTGAGGCCAAGGCTGAGGAGCCGGCGGCGGAAGCCACGGCTGAAAGCGAGTCCTGAGCGTGTTGACCGAAGCGCTGGAGCACCTGGTCCGTGGCGTCGTCGCCCACCCGGACGACGTACGAGTGAAGATCAGGGAGCTCCGGCGCGGTCGGGCCTATGAGGTACGCGTTCACCCCGACGACTTCGGCCGGGTGATCGGGCGCCGCGGCCGGACCGCACACGCGATCCGGACCGTCGTCACGGCCCTGGACAAGGGCCGGCACTCCCGCATCGACTTCGTCGAGTCGCGGGCTGCCGTCGGTCGCTGATCCGTTCGTGGATCTCGTCGTCGGGCGGATCGTCCGTGCTCACGGCATTCGCGGTGAGGTCACGGTCAACATCCTGTCCGACCAACCCGAGCTGCGGTTCGTCCCCGGCGCCAAGCTGGGTGCGGGCGCTCGCTCGTTGGTGATCAAGAATCTGCGCTGGCACGGTCCGCGACTCCTCGTCACGTTCGAGGGAGTCGCGGACCGTACTGCTGCCGAGGCGTTGCGCGGGACGTCACTCGTGGCGGACATCCCGGACGACGAGGAGCTCGACGATCCGGACGAGTTCTTCGACCACCAGCTCGCCGGACTGCGCGCCGAGCTCGCCGACGGTGAGCTGATCGGCGAGGTGACCGAGGTGCTGCACCTGCCGATGCAGGACGTGCTCGCCGTACGCATGCCTACCGGGCGCGAGGTCCTGGTGCCGTTCGTCGCCTCGATCGTTCCCGTGGTGGACGTGGCGGCGGGGAGGCTGGTCGTCGAGCCGCCCGAGGGCCTGTTCGACGAGGCGAACCAGTGAGAGTCGACGTCGTCTCGATCTTCCCCGACTACCTGGCGCCGCTCGGCCTGTCGCTCGTCGGCAAGGCGGCGGCGTCGGGGGTGCTGGACGTCCGCGTGCACCACCTGCGCGACTTCACCCACGACAAGCACCGCTCGGTCGACGACACCCCGGTCGGCGGGGGAGCGGGCATGGTCATGCGGCCCGAGCCCTGGGACGAGGCGCTGCGTACCGTCGCTCCCGAGGGCGCGCGGCTGATCGTTCCAACGCCGGCCGGACGGCCGTTCACCCAAGCTCTTGCCGCCGAGCTCGCCGCTGAGCCGCGGCTGGTCTTCGCGTGCGGACGGTACGAGGGCATCGACCAGCGCGTGGTCGACTCCGCGCGGGAACGGATGCCCGTCGACGAGGTCTCGATCGGCGACTACGTCCTGGCCGGCGGCGAGGTCGCGGTGCTCGTGATGGTCGAGGCCGTCGCCCGCCTGCTGCCGGGCGTGCTCGGCAACCCGGACTCGCTGGTGGAGGAGTCGCACGTCGACGGGCTGCTCGAGTACCCCGTCTACACCAAGCCGGCCGTGTGGGAGTCCCGCGAGGTCCCGCCCGTGCTGCTGTCCGGCCACCACGCGAACATCGTCCGCTGGCGCCGCGACGAGTCACTGCGTCGTACCGCCCGCAACCGCCCCGACCTGCTCGACCGCCTCCCGGCCTCGTCGTTCGACGACCGCGACCTCTCGATCCTCGCCTCAGAAGGCTGGCGTCCGCCTCAGGACTGAAGGCCACACCTAGCGTGGCCACGCTACTTGTTGGACAGATCTCGGCTTCTATCCCGAGATCTCTCCAACAACTGGTGGGCTCGACCGAGTGGGGGTCGACCGATTCGCGGGGCGTTGGCGGCATGTGACACACTAGGTGGCTGGCGCAGCGCTCGCGGTCACCCGCGGGCAGCGTGCCTGCCGGCGGGCCTGCCACAGGGGGAACGCCGAGGCGCGACAGGAGCTGCGCCCAGACCGACCATCCATCCGCGCGCATGAACGCGCGGACGCAAACTGATGGTGACCTGTGGCACCACGAGGAGCAGACATGAACTCGCTCGCCGCGCTCGACGCAGCCTCCCTCCGTGACGACGTCCCGGGCTTCAACGCCGGTGACACCCTCAAGGTCCACGTCAAGGTGGTCGAAGGCAACCGGTCCCGAGTCCAGGTCTTCCAGGGCGTCGTGATCCGCCGCTCCGGCAGCGGCCTGCGCGAGACGTTCACCGTCCGCAAGGTCAGCTTCGGTGTCGGCGTCGAGCGGACCTTCCCGGTCCACAGCCCGATCCTCGACAAGATCGAGGTCGTCACCCGTGGTGACGTACGTCGCGCCAAGCTCTACTACGTCCGTGGCCTGCGCGGTAAGGCCGCGAAGATCAAGGAGAAGCGCGAGAACACCCCGGCACGCTGAGCTGATCCGAGCGGTTCCCCAAAGGAGTAGGGATACTGGGCGACATGACCTCGGAGAGGACGCCGACGTTGGGGACGAGCGAAGAGCCCGATCGTGGCGGAAGTGGTGGAAGCCGCCGCAAGCGGAGCAAGGAACGTTCGTTCTGGAAAGAGCTGCCCATCCTCGTGGTGCTGGCGCTCGGCCTCGCTCTGATCATCAAGACATTCCTGATCCAGGCGTTCTACATCCCTTCGGAGTCGATGGAGAACACGCTGGTCCCGGGCGACCGCGTGCTGGTCAACAAGCTCGCGTACCGCCTGGGCGAGGTCCAGCGCGGCGACGTGATCGTCTTCAACGGCGCCAACTCCTGGGAGCCCGAGGCGATCTTCGAGGAGCCGACCAACGCCGCGGGCAAGGTCGTCCGCTGGGTCGGTGAGCTGTTCGGGTTCTCCTCGGTCGGCGAGAAGGACTTCATCAAGCGGGTCATCGGCCTCCCCGGCGACAAGGTCGTGTGCTGCGACAAGAGCGAACGGGTGACGGTCAACGGCCGCCCGCTGAGCGAGTCGAAGTTCCTCTTCCCCGGTGACGCCCCGTCGCAGACTCCGTTCACCATCACGGTGCCGAAGGACCGGCTCTGGGTGATGGGCGACCACCGCGCGGCGTCCGCCGACTCCCGTTCGCACACCGGCGACCCGGGTGGCGGCACGATCCCGATCGACCACGTCATCGGCCGCGCGTTCGTGGTCGTCTGGCCGCTCGACCGGATCACGCTGCTCAACCGGCCGCCCGCGTTCGCCGAGGCCGGCCTCGCGAGCGGTCCGGTGACGGTCTCGCCGCAGGTCGCCTCGGGTGCCGTACCGATCGCCTCGATCGGGCTGATCCTGCCCATCGTCGGGATCAAACGGTTCCGCCGGTTCCGGCGACGTCGCTGACACCATGCGAGACGTCCGGGCCCCGCGAGTGGTGATCCGGCGCGAAGCCGGGCTCTACGCGTACGAACGAGCGCTGCTCCGCGCCGGCATGGCACCTGTCGCCGGCGTCGATGAGGCCGGCCGGGGTGCCTGTGCCGGCCCGCTGGTCGCGGCAGCGGCGATCCTGCCCGAGGGCAAGCGCGGCGAGGTGCCGGGCCTGAACGACTCCAAGCTGCTCACCGAGAAGGCCCGCGAACGCTGCTACACCGAGGTCACCCGCCGCGCGCTCGCCTGGTCGGTGGTCGTCGTCTCGCCGCAGGAGTGCGACCGGCTCGGCATGCACCGGGTCAACATCGAGGCGCTCCGCCGGGCCCTGTTCCGGCTGGAGACGCGCCCGTCGTACGTCCTGTCCGACGGCTTCCCCGTCGACGGGACCGGCGCCCCGGCCCTCGCCGTCTGGAAGGGGGACCGCGTCGCCGCCTGCATCGCGGCCGCCTCCGTGATCGCCAAGGTGACCCGGGACCGGATCATGTGCGAGCTGCACGAGCAGTACCCGGAGTACGACTTCAACATCCACAAGGGCTATTGCACGTCCGAGCACCAGGACGCACTGGAGCGTCACGGTCCGTGCCCGGAGCATCGGCGACGCTGGGTCAACGTCATGAAGGCGATGGGCAACAATGGGTCGGAGGTCGCCGATCTGGAGGCCGCCGACGACGTCCTGAACGACGGGAGCCTGGTGAGCGAGCAGTGAGCGCTGAGGACCTCGAGAAGTACGAGACCGAGATGGAGCTCCAGCTCTACCGGGAGTACCGCGACGTCGTCGGCATCTTCAAGTACGTGGTCGAGACCGATCGGCGGTTCTACCTCGCCAACAACGTGGATCTGAAGGTCCGGACCGAGGGCGGCGAGACGTACTTCGAGGTGACGATGTCGGACGCCTGGGTGTGGGACATGTATCGTCCTGCCCGGTTTGTGAAGAATGTCAAGGTAGTTACGTTCAAGGACGTCAACGTCGAGGAGCTCGCGAAGAGCGACTTCGACGTACCCAAGGACGACACGAACTTCGGTCAATAGAGCACGGGGGATTTACGGATGGACCTCGCGACGTTCCAGGGTCAGCAGACGCTGGAGATCCGGCAGCGGATCACGTTCATGGTGAACCGGTACGAGATCTGGGCCGGCGGAGAGATCATGGGCCTGGCCCAGCAGAAGCGGATGACCATGCGCGAGCAGGTCACGTTCTTCGGCGACGAGGACAAGACTCTTCCGCTCTTCGGCTTCAAGGCGCGGCAGATCATGGACCTCGGCGCGACGTACGACGTCACCGCGCCGGACGGCGGTGTGATCGGCTCGTTTCGCAAGGACTTCGGCAAGTCGCTGCTGCGCTCGACCTGGCACCTGACGCAACCGGGCCTCGGCGAGTGCACGGGGTCCGAGCGGAACCAGGTGATCGCGATC is part of the Tenggerimyces flavus genome and encodes:
- the rpsP gene encoding 30S ribosomal protein S16, yielding MAVKIRLKRMGKIRAPFYRIVVADSRVKRDGRTIEQIGQYHPKVDPSVIVVDSERVQHWLSVGAQPSEPVLRLLKVTGDWQKFKGEPAPAEGVKVAPEKAPKRTMFDEALRDAHAEPKTEAVSQKKTRKKAEAVSSEKGQAADEAPAAEAKAEAKVEAEPKAEAKAEAKAEEPAAEATAESES
- a CDS encoding RNA-binding protein, with translation MLTEALEHLVRGVVAHPDDVRVKIRELRRGRAYEVRVHPDDFGRVIGRRGRTAHAIRTVVTALDKGRHSRIDFVESRAAVGR
- the rimM gene encoding ribosome maturation factor RimM (Essential for efficient processing of 16S rRNA) gives rise to the protein MDLVVGRIVRAHGIRGEVTVNILSDQPELRFVPGAKLGAGARSLVIKNLRWHGPRLLVTFEGVADRTAAEALRGTSLVADIPDDEELDDPDEFFDHQLAGLRAELADGELIGEVTEVLHLPMQDVLAVRMPTGREVLVPFVASIVPVVDVAAGRLVVEPPEGLFDEANQ
- the trmD gene encoding tRNA (guanosine(37)-N1)-methyltransferase TrmD, whose amino-acid sequence is MRVDVVSIFPDYLAPLGLSLVGKAAASGVLDVRVHHLRDFTHDKHRSVDDTPVGGGAGMVMRPEPWDEALRTVAPEGARLIVPTPAGRPFTQALAAELAAEPRLVFACGRYEGIDQRVVDSARERMPVDEVSIGDYVLAGGEVAVLVMVEAVARLLPGVLGNPDSLVEESHVDGLLEYPVYTKPAVWESREVPPVLLSGHHANIVRWRRDESLRRTARNRPDLLDRLPASSFDDRDLSILASEGWRPPQD
- the rplS gene encoding 50S ribosomal protein L19, whose translation is MNSLAALDAASLRDDVPGFNAGDTLKVHVKVVEGNRSRVQVFQGVVIRRSGSGLRETFTVRKVSFGVGVERTFPVHSPILDKIEVVTRGDVRRAKLYYVRGLRGKAAKIKEKRENTPAR
- the lepB gene encoding signal peptidase I, giving the protein MTSERTPTLGTSEEPDRGGSGGSRRKRSKERSFWKELPILVVLALGLALIIKTFLIQAFYIPSESMENTLVPGDRVLVNKLAYRLGEVQRGDVIVFNGANSWEPEAIFEEPTNAAGKVVRWVGELFGFSSVGEKDFIKRVIGLPGDKVVCCDKSERVTVNGRPLSESKFLFPGDAPSQTPFTITVPKDRLWVMGDHRAASADSRSHTGDPGGGTIPIDHVIGRAFVVVWPLDRITLLNRPPAFAEAGLASGPVTVSPQVASGAVPIASIGLILPIVGIKRFRRFRRRR
- a CDS encoding ribonuclease HII, whose amino-acid sequence is MRDVRAPRVVIRREAGLYAYERALLRAGMAPVAGVDEAGRGACAGPLVAAAAILPEGKRGEVPGLNDSKLLTEKARERCYTEVTRRALAWSVVVVSPQECDRLGMHRVNIEALRRALFRLETRPSYVLSDGFPVDGTGAPALAVWKGDRVAACIAAASVIAKVTRDRIMCELHEQYPEYDFNIHKGYCTSEHQDALERHGPCPEHRRRWVNVMKAMGNNGSEVADLEAADDVLNDGSLVSEQ
- a CDS encoding DUF2469 domain-containing protein; amino-acid sequence: MSAEDLEKYETEMELQLYREYRDVVGIFKYVVETDRRFYLANNVDLKVRTEGGETYFEVTMSDAWVWDMYRPARFVKNVKVVTFKDVNVEELAKSDFDVPKDDTNFGQ